A single region of the Mycobacterium lentiflavum genome encodes:
- a CDS encoding DUF6893 family small protein translates to MEVLGWIFIAVIALVVGIAVVLGVVSLPDARRYLKLRRM, encoded by the coding sequence ATGGAAGTCTTAGGTTGGATATTCATTGCCGTCATCGCCCTGGTGGTCGGGATCGCGGTGGTGCTGGGAGTGGTGTCGCTGCCCGACGCCCGCCGCTACCTTAAATTGAGGCGGATGTAG